A genomic segment from Gemmatimonadota bacterium encodes:
- a CDS encoding class I SAM-dependent methyltransferase translates to MGLKRLANFNDPASLASRMRRKRFALFRGLIEKLPRGSSVLDVGGTPQFWEGETLVTTGAISVTIVNLESYVSANQAIKQLACDARDMHMFADNAFDAVFSNSVIEHVGSLGDQERMAEEVQRVAPRYFVQTPNRYFPLEPHFLLPLFQFYPRRLQVELLRRHDLGWMHRQPDYRDALREVSQIRLLNSSEMKSLFPGALLYRERLGGLTKSLVVYRGW, encoded by the coding sequence ATGGGACTCAAACGTTTGGCGAATTTCAACGACCCTGCGTCGCTCGCCAGTCGCATGCGCCGTAAAAGGTTCGCGTTGTTCCGCGGGTTGATAGAGAAACTCCCACGAGGGTCGTCGGTGCTTGACGTCGGCGGAACTCCACAATTCTGGGAAGGCGAGACGCTTGTGACGACTGGTGCGATTAGCGTCACGATTGTCAACCTGGAGTCCTACGTTTCTGCAAACCAGGCAATCAAGCAACTGGCCTGCGACGCCCGAGACATGCACATGTTTGCCGACAATGCATTCGACGCGGTTTTTTCGAACTCCGTCATCGAGCACGTCGGATCACTCGGCGATCAGGAGAGGATGGCTGAAGAGGTCCAGCGGGTGGCTCCGCGATATTTCGTTCAGACGCCCAACCGCTACTTCCCCCTGGAGCCGCACTTCCTCCTACCTCTGTTTCAGTTCTACCCGCGGCGCCTGCAGGTGGAACTGTTGCGCCGACACGATCTGGGATGGATGCATCGGCAACCGGACTACCGGGATGCGCTCCGCGAGGTGTCGCAGATTCGACTTCTCAATAGCAGTGAGATGAAATCACTATTTCCCGGTGCATTGTTGTATCGCGAGCGACTTGGTGGACTCACAAAGTCATTGGTGGTATACCGGGGCTGGTAG
- a CDS encoding lysylphosphatidylglycerol synthase domain-containing protein encodes MARAQIRGILRIVAAILTVLILVVLVQSIRRDGPAAVDAWRSAHVRWTWVALSVVLGAMGHAFYVIGWRRLLNDAGIRVPLWQLIRFFLVSNLGRYLPGGKAWQMGIIGVMAAEHDLPAAAITASSLFQGVIGVGVGAIVLFAAGGALVGLPTPWLALPLIGVTILLLCPVIIKSSDRLRQLITRHWPDVTSVTVGTMWMLIWTSVGNWVMWGAAFYALGGALLPSPVASISSYIAAWSGSFLAGLIAVVSPAGLGAREGVMEAILHNAGMNAADVLIVVVIARVWSTVLDVVPAVTVLIFRKRRHARAAADQLAQEVET; translated from the coding sequence ATGGCTAGAGCTCAAATCCGTGGCATCCTTCGAATCGTCGCAGCGATTCTCACAGTCCTGATTCTGGTTGTGCTCGTCCAGTCGATCCGGCGGGATGGACCGGCCGCTGTCGACGCCTGGCGCAGCGCTCATGTACGCTGGACGTGGGTTGCACTGTCGGTCGTATTGGGAGCGATGGGCCATGCATTCTATGTGATCGGATGGCGACGCCTCCTGAACGATGCAGGTATTCGCGTTCCGTTGTGGCAACTGATTCGCTTCTTTCTCGTAAGCAACCTCGGGCGCTATCTGCCGGGCGGAAAGGCGTGGCAGATGGGCATCATCGGCGTGATGGCAGCAGAGCACGACCTCCCAGCCGCCGCCATCACTGCAAGCTCTCTCTTCCAGGGAGTCATAGGCGTCGGCGTCGGCGCGATCGTGTTGTTCGCGGCCGGCGGCGCCCTCGTTGGTCTGCCCACTCCGTGGCTGGCGCTGCCGTTGATCGGGGTGACGATCCTGCTCCTGTGTCCGGTGATCATCAAATCGTCCGATCGCCTGCGACAGTTGATCACTCGGCACTGGCCCGATGTCACTTCAGTGACCGTTGGCACGATGTGGATGTTGATCTGGACCTCGGTCGGCAACTGGGTCATGTGGGGCGCGGCATTCTACGCACTCGGCGGCGCGCTGCTGCCGTCACCCGTAGCTTCGATCAGCTCGTACATCGCTGCGTGGAGCGGATCGTTTCTCGCCGGCTTGATCGCAGTCGTGTCCCCAGCCGGACTGGGTGCGAGAGAAGGAGTGATGGAGGCGATTCTGCACAACGCCGGCATGAACGCTGCGGACGTACTGATAGTCGTCGTCATCGCGCGCGTGTGGTCGACGGTACTCGACGTGGTTCCCGCGGTGACGGTGCTGATCTTCCGAAAGCGCCGCCATGCGCGAGCAGCTGCCGATCAACTCGCGCAGGAAGTTGAGACGTGA
- a CDS encoding LURP-one-related family protein, which yields MRYILKQKLFSLGDDFFIKDESGRDLYFVDGKMFSFGSQLSFQDLERNELAFIKQRVFAWGKTYEIIRDGQIAAVVQKHLFSLVHHRFTVDVPGPDDLEAEGNFTDHEYVFRRGTLPVATVSKKWFSWADTYGIEIAPEEDQVLILASAVVVDEACHPDDGRRH from the coding sequence ATGCGCTATATCCTGAAGCAGAAGCTGTTTTCGCTCGGCGACGATTTCTTCATCAAGGACGAGTCCGGCCGCGACCTCTATTTCGTCGACGGCAAGATGTTCAGCTTCGGCAGTCAGCTCTCGTTCCAGGATCTCGAGCGCAACGAGCTTGCATTCATCAAACAACGCGTGTTCGCCTGGGGAAAGACCTACGAGATCATCCGAGACGGTCAGATAGCGGCGGTTGTGCAGAAGCATCTCTTCTCGCTGGTCCATCACCGGTTTACCGTGGACGTCCCCGGGCCGGACGATCTGGAAGCGGAAGGAAACTTTACCGACCACGAGTATGTCTTCCGGCGAGGCACGCTACCCGTTGCAACCGTCTCGAAGAAGTGGTTCAGCTGGGCTGATACTTACGGAATCGAGATCGCACCAGAGGAAGATCAGGTGCTGATATTGGCGAGTGCGGTAGTCGTTGATGAAGCGTGTCATCCGGATGATGGAAGGCGGCATTGA
- a CDS encoding CDP-alcohol phosphatidyltransferase family protein produces MPRYSGTPLALTALRALLAPVVVLLAIFHPSRSAFGACLIAAFVSDVFDGILARRMNVATPILRRLDSITDTIFYLCTAFAVWHLYPSVVSQHMAALVALAGLEVARYIFDLRKFGREASYHMWSSKIWGIALFLGIFSLLALGSSGIAVSAAIYLGIVADIEGLIISIIINDWESDIPTFVHAYRRRGAKAARVSV; encoded by the coding sequence ATGCCCCGCTATTCAGGCACTCCCCTCGCCCTCACGGCGCTTCGCGCGCTGCTTGCTCCTGTCGTCGTACTTCTGGCAATCTTTCACCCGAGCCGATCAGCGTTCGGTGCATGCCTCATCGCCGCGTTTGTCTCCGACGTTTTCGACGGCATTCTTGCGCGGCGCATGAACGTTGCGACACCGATTCTACGCCGCCTGGACAGCATCACCGACACAATCTTCTATCTATGCACTGCGTTCGCGGTGTGGCATCTCTATCCATCTGTAGTCTCGCAGCACATGGCAGCGCTGGTGGCTCTCGCAGGCTTGGAAGTCGCACGGTACATCTTCGATCTTCGCAAATTCGGGCGCGAAGCGAGTTATCACATGTGGTCTTCCAAGATATGGGGAATTGCGCTGTTCCTTGGCATCTTCTCGCTGCTCGCGCTGGGGTCATCCGGTATCGCGGTATCGGCGGCGATCTATCTTGGCATCGTAGCGGATATTGAAGGCCTGATTATCTCCATTATCATAAACGACTGGGAATCCGATATTCCCACTTTCGTGCACGCATACCGACGACGCGGCGCGAAGGCCGCCCGGGTTTCCGTGTGA
- a CDS encoding dihydrofolate reductase family protein: MRRVRYNVAATLDGYIAGPNGEYDWIPEDSTVDFASIFARVDTVLLGRRSYEVARAVPEVPWSAGTRVYVFSHTLRPEDHPGVTIVRDDAAGVVASLRAESGDGDIWLFGGGVLFADLLAAGQVDAVEVTVAPVLLGEGVRLLPRGVRTVLTLTGSHVYPSGMVGLYYSVPSADRKGPHANLLANAPT; the protein is encoded by the coding sequence ATGCGCAGAGTACGTTACAACGTAGCAGCAACCCTGGACGGCTACATCGCCGGCCCCAATGGCGAGTACGACTGGATTCCGGAGGACTCAACAGTCGATTTTGCATCGATCTTCGCGCGTGTCGACACGGTGCTCCTGGGACGCCGCAGCTACGAGGTGGCGCGCGCAGTGCCCGAGGTGCCGTGGTCAGCTGGAACACGCGTCTATGTCTTCTCGCACACCCTCCGGCCGGAAGATCACCCGGGAGTAACCATCGTGCGCGACGACGCGGCGGGCGTGGTGGCGTCGCTCAGGGCAGAATCGGGAGATGGTGACATCTGGTTGTTCGGCGGCGGTGTGCTGTTCGCCGACCTGCTCGCCGCCGGACAGGTTGACGCAGTCGAAGTCACCGTCGCGCCGGTGCTGCTCGGCGAAGGTGTTCGACTACTGCCGCGCGGCGTACGGACCGTGCTTACGCTCACCGGTTCCCACGTGTACCCGAGCGGAATGGTGGGTCTTTACTACTCGGTGCCCAGCGCTGACAGAAAAGGGCCACACGCCAACCTTCTCGCCAACGCGCCAACCTGA
- a CDS encoding DinB family protein, producing MDFDVTTGVAVLERTPHALRAMLTGLGSAWIDANEGAETWSPYDNVGHLIHGERTDWIPRAQIILAQGENRRFTPFDRFAQFRESKGKSLADLLDEFSNLRSANLATLAGWKLSDEQLALKGEHPELGTVTLRQLLSAWVVHDLGHIAQIARVMAKQYRDAVGPWRVYLPVLDR from the coding sequence ATGGATTTTGATGTAACGACCGGAGTCGCGGTCCTCGAACGAACTCCCCACGCCCTGCGCGCAATGCTCACGGGACTGGGATCGGCATGGATCGACGCAAATGAAGGCGCGGAGACCTGGAGTCCCTATGACAATGTCGGTCACCTGATCCATGGCGAGCGCACGGACTGGATTCCCCGTGCGCAGATCATTCTCGCCCAAGGTGAGAATCGTCGCTTCACACCATTCGACCGTTTCGCTCAGTTCCGTGAGAGCAAGGGCAAGTCGCTCGCCGATCTGTTGGACGAATTCTCAAACTTGCGATCGGCCAACCTGGCTACACTTGCAGGATGGAAGCTTTCCGACGAACAACTCGCGTTGAAGGGTGAGCATCCGGAACTCGGGACGGTCACGCTCCGGCAGTTATTGTCGGCATGGGTCGTACACGACCTCGGACACATTGCTCAGATCGCTCGTGTGATGGCGAAACAATACCGCGACGCTGTCGGACCATGGCGCGTCTATCTTCCGGTGCTGGATCGCTGA
- a CDS encoding alpha/beta hydrolase, which translates to MLIPAASQAQTGAPCTHATTACEQWIVFGSGPARSMVYSTYSLDKPNAAMTRALIMVHGANRNADHYFETATSAGFLANALNNTVIIAPHFTAGTDKPAANEVIWPERRDSWRSGGMSPTNPDLSAFDFVDEIVRKLANKKNFPNLKHIVVTGHSAGGQFATRYEMANKVDGTLKGVTMSYAVANPSSYAWPAAVRPLPTGNADPVDAYKEALGPNGEKVNADFTYGPFDSTKVATYNQWPSGLENRNSYTAKMSDEQLKKQLVERPTTYLLGQVDVLPLGGFDSSPSAMAQGPTRRARGEAFFKYVNETLGAKHHAIIVPECGHNDRCIFTTDEVFPVIFPK; encoded by the coding sequence ATGTTAATTCCGGCAGCGAGCCAGGCGCAAACCGGCGCTCCCTGCACGCACGCGACTACGGCTTGCGAGCAATGGATAGTCTTTGGCAGTGGACCCGCGCGGTCGATGGTGTATTCGACATACTCCCTGGACAAGCCGAACGCGGCTATGACACGCGCGCTCATCATGGTCCACGGTGCGAATCGCAATGCGGATCACTACTTCGAGACAGCAACGTCAGCGGGATTTCTCGCTAACGCGCTCAACAACACGGTCATCATCGCGCCACACTTCACCGCTGGCACCGACAAGCCGGCGGCGAACGAGGTGATCTGGCCCGAGCGACGTGACAGCTGGCGATCGGGCGGCATGTCGCCGACCAATCCGGACCTTTCCGCATTCGACTTCGTCGACGAGATCGTACGCAAGCTCGCAAACAAAAAGAATTTCCCGAACCTCAAGCACATCGTCGTCACAGGACATTCAGCGGGCGGACAGTTCGCGACGCGCTACGAGATGGCGAACAAGGTCGACGGAACGCTCAAGGGTGTGACGATGAGTTACGCCGTAGCCAATCCGTCGAGCTACGCATGGCCGGCTGCCGTGCGGCCGCTGCCCACGGGCAACGCAGATCCAGTCGATGCATACAAGGAAGCGCTGGGTCCGAATGGAGAGAAGGTGAACGCGGATTTCACCTACGGTCCGTTCGACTCGACCAAGGTTGCAACGTACAATCAGTGGCCGTCCGGTCTCGAGAATCGCAACTCCTACACTGCAAAGATGTCGGACGAGCAATTGAAGAAGCAGCTGGTCGAGCGTCCGACGACATACCTGCTGGGCCAGGTGGACGTACTGCCGCTCGGCGGATTCGATTCATCTCCGTCCGCGATGGCGCAGGGCCCGACGCGACGCGCACGCGGCGAAGCGTTCTTCAAGTATGTCAACGAGACACTCGGCGCCAAGCACCACGCGATCATCGTTCCGGAGTGCGGTCACAACGATCGCTGCATCTTCACGACGGACGAAGTGTTCCCGGTGATCTTTCCGAAGTAA